Proteins co-encoded in one Gopherus evgoodei ecotype Sinaloan lineage chromosome 4, rGopEvg1_v1.p, whole genome shotgun sequence genomic window:
- the ZDHHC5 gene encoding palmitoyltransferase ZDHHC5 — MPAASGKRFKPSKYVPVSAAAIFLVGATTLFFAFTCPGLSLYISPIIPIYNAVVFLFVLANFSMATFMDPGIFPRAEEDEDKEDDFRAPLYKTVEIKGIQVRMKWCATCRFYRPPRCSHCSVCDNCVEEFDHHCPWVNNCIGRRNYRYFFLFLLSLTVHIMGVFGFGLLYVLYQVEELSGVRMAVTMAVMCVAGLFFIPVAGLTGFHVVLVARGRTTNEQVTGKFRGGVNPFTNGCCKNVSRVLCSSPAPRYLGRPKAEQTVLVKPPFLRPEVSDGQVAVKIMDNGIQAELKRTKSKGSLEVMESQSADAEPPPPPKPDLSRYTGLRTHLTLATNEDSSLLGRDSPPTPTMYKYRPGYSSSSASAALPHSTSAKLSRGDSLKEPTSIAESSRNPSYRSEPSLEPESFRSPTFGKSFHIDPLSSGSRSSSLRSAQGTGFELGQLQSIRSEGTTSTSYKSLVNQTRNGSLSYDSLLTPSESPDFESVQAGPEPEPPMGYTSPFLSARITQQREADLHSRFPGAGSPKHPPPCEPSPMRYDNLSRHIVASMQEREKLLQQSPTPSPLAREEDTGLVDSGIQSTPGSSNALRTSSSSDDSKRSPLGKNPLTRPVPPRFGKPEPLRVRSPDPPTAPQLGKVVSYSSQKQSPQASIPETEEVALQPLLAPKDEVQMRTAYSKSNGQPKSLGPASPSPGQPPLSSPTRGGVKKVSGVGGTTYEISV; from the exons ATGCCAGCAGCATCTGGAAAGAGATTCAAACCCAGCAAATACGTCCCGGTCTCAGCTGCTGCCATCTTCCTAGTGGGAGCCACCACCCTCTTCTTTGCCTTCAC GTGCCCAGGGCTCAGCCTGTACATCTCCCCGATCATCCCCATCTACAATGCTGTTGTCTTCCTCTTCGTGCTGGCCAACTTCAGCATGGCCACCTTCATGGACCCGGGTATATTCCCACGAG caGAGGAAGATGAGGATAAGGAGGATGACTTCAGAGCCCCACTCTACAAGACAGTGGAGATCAAGGGCATCCAGGTGCGCATGAAATGGTGTGCGACGTGCCGCTTCTACCGGCCCCCGCGCTGCTCCCACTGCAGCGTCTGTGACAACTGTGTGGAG GAGTTTGACCATCACTGCCCCTGGGTGAACAACTGCATCGGGCGGCGCAACTACCGctacttcttcctcttcctgctctCGCTCACCGTGCACATCATGGGCGTCTTCGGCTTTGGCCTGCTCTATGTCCTCTACCAGGTGGAAGAGCTCTCTGGGGTCCGCATGGCCGTCAC CATGGCTGTGATGTGCGTGGCTGGCTTGTTCTTCATCCCTGTAGCTGGCCTTACGGGGTTCCACGTGGTGCTGGTAGCCAGGGGACGCACTACCAATGAACAG GTTACGGGTAAATTCCGGGGTGGTGTGAACCCCTTCACCAATGGGTGCTGTAAGAACGTCAGCCGCGttctctgcagctccccagctcccag ATACCTCGGACGACCAAAGGCAGAGCAGACAGTGTTGGTGAAGCCGCCCTTCCTGCGGCCTGAGGTGTCGGATGGACAGGTCGCTGTCAAGATAATGGACAATGGTATCCAGGCTGAACTGAAGAGAACAAAG TCCAAAGGAAGCCTGGAGGTGATGGAGAGCCAGTCTGCCGATGCTGAGCCGCCACCCCCACCCAAGCCAGACCTCAGCCGCTACACAGGTCTGAGGACACATTTAACTCTGGCCACCAATGAGG aCAGCAGCTTGCTAGGCAGGGACAGCCCTCCAACTCCGACCATGTACAAGTACCGCCCTggctacagcagcagcagtgcctcAGCTGCCTTGCCACACTCCACCAGCGCCAAG CTGAGCCGAGGGGACAGCCTGAAGGAGCCCACCTCCATCGCCGagagcagccggaaccccagctACCGCTCGGAGCCGAGCCTGGAGCCCGAGAGCTTCCGCTCTCCCACCTTCGGCAAGAGCTTCCACATCGACCCATTGTCAAGCGGCTCGCGCTCCTCTAGCCTCAGGTCGGCCCAGGGCACAGGCTTCGAGCTGGGCCAGCTTCAGTCGATCCGCTCAGAGGGCACCACCTCCACCTCCTACAAGAGTCTGGTGAACCAGACGCGCAATGGCAGCTTATCATACGACAGCCTGCTCACCCCCTCTGAAAGCCCCGACTTCGAATCAGTGCAGGCCGGGCCGGAGCCGGAGCCCCCCATGGGCTACACCTCGCCCTTCCTCTCGGCCCGCATCACCCAGCAGCGTGAGGCCGACCTGCACAGCCGCTTCCCTGGTGCCGGCTCACCCAAGCACCCACCCCCCTGCGAGCCCTCACCCATGCGCTATGACAATCTCTCCCGCCACATTGTGGCCTCCATGCAGGAGCGGGAGAAGCTGCTGCAGCAGTCACCTACCCCGTCGCCCCTGGCCAGGGAGGAGGACACGGGGCTGGTGGACTCAGGCATCCAGTCAACACCGGGCTCCAGCAACGCCCTACGCACCAGCTCCTCCTCGGACGATTCGAAGCGCTCACCGCTGGGCAAGAACCCGCTGACCCGCCCGGTGCCACCCCGCTTCGGCAAACCGGAGCCACTCCGGGTACGCTCGCCCGACCCGCCAACTGCCCCCCAGCTGGGCAAAGTCGTGTCTTACAGCAGCCAAAAACAGTCGCCTCAGGCCAGCATCCCGGAGACAGAGGAGGTGGCCTTGCAGCCATTACTGGCGCCAAA AGACGAGGTGCAGATGAGAACCGCCTACAGCAAGTCCAATGGGCAGCCCAAGAGTCTGGGCccggcctccccctcccccggccagcCACCTCTCAGCAGCCCAACTCGAGGAGGAGTCAAGAAGGTCTCTGGAGTGGGCGGGACCACTTATGAGATCTCTGTATGA